In Gloeocapsa sp. DLM2.Bin57, the genomic window ATGATTTTGAGTTATCCCCATAATCCTACCACGGCGATCGCCCCACTGGATTTCTTCAGCGAAGCTGTAGATTTTTGTCGTCATCACGATCTAGTCTTAGTCCACGATTTTCCCTACCTAGATATGGTTTTTGACGAAAATATCTCTGTTCCCTCGATTCTTCAAGCAGATCCTCACAAAAGCTTGAGTATCGAGTTTTTTACCTTTTCTAAATCCTATAATATGGGAGGTTTTCGTATCGGCTATGCCATTGGTAACCCCCAACTTATCCAAGCTTTAAAGAAAATCAAAGCAGTTATCGACTTTAATCAGTATAGCGGTATTCTCCAAGGGGCGATCACAGCTTTACAAAGTCCTCCTGCTATTATTCAAGATACGGTTAACACCTTTCGACGTCGTCGGGATTTTCTGGTCAACGCTTTACAGCAAATCCATTGGGATGTACCTACACCCTCTGCTACCCTCTATCTCTGGGCAAAATTACCCGAGCCCTGGACTACAGATTCTGTCGGCTTTTGTACTTCTTTAGTAGAATCTACAGGAGTCGCCCTTTCTCCCGGGTTGGGTTTTGGTAAGTCAGGAGAAGGTTATGTCCGTTTTGCTTTAGTTACACCAGAAGCTACCCTTCAAGAAGCAGTCAATAAAATCGCTCAATTTATCCTGGTATAAACCTTCTTTACTTCTTCGAGAAGTATAAAACCATGAAAATTATTGAACACACCTCCAGAAAACTTGTACTTAAAGAAGAAAGTGCTCCTACTGTTTTGTTCCTGACTTTTCATTCTTTGTTGTGTGCATTATTTTTAGCATCTATTATATTACTTGGGAACTCAGGAGTGGAA contains:
- a CDS encoding LL-diaminopimelate aminotransferase, producing MKFALRLDNLQNNVFADMDQAKAQAQAKGKTIIDLSLGSSDLSAPTEVIKVIAQALPDSNTHGYLLHRGTQAFRQAVALWYSNRFGIAIDPETEVLPLIGCQEGTAHLPLAILNPGDFALLQDPGYPSHSGGVYLAGGQVYTMPLLEENKFLPIFKDIPSTVLAQSKMMILSYPHNPTTAIAPLDFFSEAVDFCRHHDLVLVHDFPYLDMVFDENISVPSILQADPHKSLSIEFFTFSKSYNMGGFRIGYAIGNPQLIQALKKIKAVIDFNQYSGILQGAITALQSPPAIIQDTVNTFRRRRDFLVNALQQIHWDVPTPSATLYLWAKLPEPWTTDSVGFCTSLVESTGVALSPGLGFGKSGEGYVRFALVTPEATLQEAVNKIAQFILV